The Calliphora vicina chromosome 3, idCalVici1.1, whole genome shotgun sequence genome contains a region encoding:
- the Naa60 gene encoding N-alpha-acetyltransferase 60, translating to MAQFNLYNTAKSKYSNSPSSAEPIDISRIDNDHVPLCSVNDVQLRFLVPDDLTEVRTLCQDWFPIDYPLSWYEDITSSSRFFSLAAVYNLAIIGLIVAEIKPYRNLNKEDKGILPDSMGKTADIGYILSLGVHRKHRRNGIGSLLLDALINHLTTAERQSVKAIFLHVLTTNQPAILFYEKRRFNLHSFLPYYYHIRGKGQRDGFTYVTYINGGHQPWTLLDHIKHYASKLRRTGEVFKWFSARIRQVIRWICHKTVSRFNFAH from the exons ATGGCGCAATTTAATTT aTATAACACAGCAAAAAGTAAATACAGCAACTCACCATCGTCTGCAGAGCCTATTGATATTAGTCGTATCGATAACGACCATGTACCTCTGTGTTCAGTTAATGATGTTCAATTGCGATTTCTGGTACCAGACGATTTAACAGAG GTACGAACATTATGTCAAGATTGGTTTCCCATCGATTATCCTCTGTCCTGGTATGAGGATATAACTTCCAGTTCACGATTTTTTTCCTTAGCAGCTGTATATAATTTAGCTATTATTGGTTTAATTGTAGCAGAAATAAAACCCTATAGAAATCTAAACAAGGAG gaTAAGGGTATTTTACCTGATAGTATGGGTAAAACAGCTGATATTGGCTATATACTTTCATTGGGAGTACATCGAAAACATCGTCGTAATGGTATAGGATCATTACTGTTAGATGCTCTTATAAATCATCTAACAACAGCCGAAAGACAGTCTGTTAAGGCAATATTTTTACATGTGTTAACCACAAATCAACCTGCCATATTATTCTATGAAAAACGAag ATTTAACCTGCACTCTTTTCTGCCTTATTACTATCATATAAGAGGTAAAGGTCAAAGAGATGGCTTCACATATGTAACCTATATAAATGGAGGCCATCAACCCTGGACACTATTA GATCATATTAAGCATTATGCATCCAAACTACGCAGGACTGGTGAAGTATTTAAATGGTTTTCGGCACGTATAAGACAAGTGATACGATGGATATGTCACAAAACTGTATCACGATTTAATTTCGCCCACTaa